A single window of Helicobacter pylori NCTC 11637 = CCUG 17874 = ATCC 43504 = JCM 12093 DNA harbors:
- the rpe gene encoding ribulose-phosphate 3-epimerase, with translation MKVAPSLLSADFLHLAKEIESVSNADFLHVDVMDGHYVPNLTMGPVVLERVTQMSQVPLDVHLMVENASFFVGLFAPLNPQIISIHAENEKHPHRVLQLIKNSGITPGVVLNPHTHEESIKYLLESVGLVLLMSVNPGFGGQKFLDLVLEKCLKVKELIKRYNPSCLLEVDGGVNDKNIFELQQAGVDVVVSGSYIFKSKDRKLAIEGLQNVRQPLA, from the coding sequence CATTTAGCCAAAGAGATAGAGAGCGTGAGTAACGCTGATTTTTTGCATGTGGATGTGATGGATGGGCATTATGTGCCTAATTTAACCATGGGGCCTGTGGTTTTAGAGAGGGTTACTCAAATGAGCCAAGTGCCTTTAGATGTGCATTTAATGGTAGAAAATGCGAGCTTTTTTGTAGGATTATTCGCTCCTTTAAACCCGCAAATCATCAGCATTCATGCAGAAAATGAAAAGCACCCCCACAGGGTGTTGCAACTCATTAAAAATTCAGGCATCACGCCAGGCGTTGTTCTAAACCCCCACACGCATGAAGAAAGCATTAAATACTTGCTAGAAAGCGTGGGGTTAGTGCTTTTAATGAGCGTGAATCCAGGCTTTGGCGGGCAGAAGTTTTTAGATCTGGTGCTAGAAAAGTGTTTGAAAGTTAAAGAATTGATCAAACGCTACAACCCTAGCTGTCTTTTAGAAGTGGATGGGGGCGTGAATGATAAAAATATCTTTGAACTCCAACAAGCGGGCGTGGATGTGGTGGTTTCAGGGAGTTATATTTTTAAATCCAAAGATCGTAAGCTGGCTATTGAAGGCTTACAGAATGTCAGACAGCCTCTTGCATAA